The following coding sequences are from one Maniola jurtina chromosome 14, ilManJurt1.1, whole genome shotgun sequence window:
- the LOC123871607 gene encoding zinc finger protein 432-like isoform X4: protein MHCCVPFCENTSDNVSTSYGEGKAISFHGFPSEVQLRAAWLRALGKQDNLPDSAVVCSQHFLNNDIYETESGLRKIHMGAIPSTVQVCMICLDTDSKLLLMSYELEEAYEKLIGQPLCDQGNLKHTICVQCTQRLINFSRFRDESLRARALMMDLVQKHEFITRQHMKLINSIKHRLNSNMTKLDPDHCDLHILEHPSEDHQKELEETRLESIMKIEGNDESMMADEDLKMENEDDNNVSDFILDPLKYESSPYQCTLCWEEFVHEHAYMQHLSMHVQQGDGDGEWKTSQVCKPHTAVSCSSAYSSLITENKSADPNTSAHSVQILVAPLSARLATVNEDKESANEATDAVRESNPVFEINTDAFDSQTPDISCKRNINISELTNCVVKLNDVFKDPKKFVNQNILSKDISYHATSQHQIPTTVDVGPVINTVKALQSETDCLKNVNNTQCNNSLENSSNVKERGFICNICEYKCKYQSYLKKHMRTHTGLQPFLCKLCNYRSTRKGNLLTHMRTHTGEKPFLCELCDFKCTTNSRLMSHTRTHTGVKPYSCELCDYRCTDSNSLVRHMRTHTGIKPFLCNLCNYKFTDKSTLVKHMTTHTGEKPFSCNLCDYKCPRNSYLVRHMSTHTGIKPFLCNLCNYKFTDKSTLVKHMTTRTGEKPFSCNLCDYKCARNSYLVRHMRTHTGIKPFLCNLCNYKCTEKSTLVKHMTTHTGEKPFSCKLCDYKCARNCYLVKHTRTHTGIKPYSCELCNYRFTVRSHLVRHMRTHTGIKPFLCNLCNYKSTDKNALVRHMRIHMGEKPYSCKICEYKCAHRTSLLNHNRRTHTATGVKPSSSS, encoded by the exons atgCATTGTTGTGTGCCTTTCTGCGAAAATACTTCTGACAATGTGTCTACATCATATGGGGAGGGAAAAGCGATTAGTTTTCATGG ATTCCCAAGTGAAGTGCAGCTCCGTGCTGCCtggctcagagccctcggcaaacaagacaaCCTGCCAGACTCCgctgtggtctgctcgcagcattttcttaataatgacatttatgaaacagaaagtggcttAAGGAAAATTCATATGGGTGCTATTCCTTCAACAGTGCAG GTTTGCATGATATGCCTAGACACTGACAGCAAGCTGTTACTAATGAGTTACGAATTGGAAGAAGCATATGAAAAGTTAATTGGACAGCCT TTGTGTGATCAAGGAAACCTAAAACATACAATCTGTGTACAATGTACTCAGAGATTGATAAATTTTAGTAGATTTAGAGACGAGAGCTTGAGAGCCCGTGCACTGATGATGGACTTAGTTCAAAAACATGAATTT ATAACAAGACAACATATGAAACTGATAAACAGCATAAAACACAGACTAAATAGTAATATGACAAAGCTAGACCCTGACCACTGTGACTTACACATACTTGAACACCCCTCAGAAGACCATCAGAAAGAATTAGAGGAAACCAGATTGGAAAGTATCATGAAAATTGAAGGAAATGATGAGTCCATGATGGCTGATGAAGACTTGAAAATGGAGAATGAAGATGATAATAATGTCAGTGATTTCATTCTAGATCCGTTAAAGTATGAAAGTTCTCCCTACCAATGTACACTTTGTTGGGAGGAATTTGTACATGAACATGCGTACATGCAACATTTGAGCATGCATGTCCAG CAAGGTGACGGTGATGGTGAATGGAAGACGTCACAAGTATGCAAGCCTCATACAGCTGTGAGCTGCAGTTCTGCATACTCTTCACTCATCACTGAGAACAAGTCA GCAGACCCCAACACTTCCGCACATTCCGTTCAGATCTTAG TTGCTCCTTTGTCCGCGAGACTTGCGACAGTTAATGAGGACAAAGAGTCTGCAAATGAAGCTACCGATGCAGTCCGGGAAAGTAATCCAGTATTTGAAATCAACACTGACGCATTCGACAGCCAAACACCCGATATTAGCTGCAAAAGGAACATAAACATTAGTGAATTAACAAATTGCGTAGTGAAATTGAATGACGTTTTCAAAGACCCTAAGAAATTTGTCAATCAGAACATTCTGTCTAAAGATATCAGTTATCATGCAACAAGTCAGCATCAAATCCCCACGACAGTAGACGTTGGACCAGTCATTAACACAGTTAAAGCTTTACAAAGTGAAACTGATTGTTTGAAGAATGTCAATAACACGCAATGTAATAATTCTTTAGAGAATAGTTCAAACGTTAAGGAAAGAGGGTTCATTTGCAATATTTGCGAGTACAAATGCAAATATCAAAGTTATTTGAAgaagcacatgagaactcacactggtttACAACCTTTCTTGTGTAAGTTATGCAATTACAGAAGTACAAGAAAAGGTAATCTActgacgcacatgagaactcatacTGGTGAAAAGCCTTTCTTGTGTGAGTTATGCGATTTCAAATGTACAACAAATAGCCGTCTAATGTCGCACACAAGAACCCATACTGGTGTAAAACCTTATTCCTGTGAGTTATGTGATTACAGATGTACAGATAGTAATAGTCTAGTGAGGCACATGCGAACCCACACTGGTATCAAACCTTTCTTGTGCAacttatgcaattacaaatttACAGACAAGAGCACTCTAGTGAAGCACATGACaacccacactggtgaaaaacctttctcatgtaatttatgcgattacaaatgtccCAGAAATAGCtatctagtgaggcacatgagtactcacactggtataaaacctttcttgtgcaacttatgcaattacaaatttACAGACAAGAGCACTCTCGTGAAGCACATGACAACCcgcactggtgaaaaacctttctcatgtaatttatgcgattacaaatgtgccAGAAATAGCtatctagtgag GCACATGCGAACCCACACTGGTATCAAACCTTTCTTGTGCAacttatgcaattacaaatgtacAGAGAAGAGCACTCTAGTGAAGCACATGACaacccacactggtgaaaaacctttctcatgtaagttatgcgattacaaatgtgccAGAAATTGCTATCTAGTGAAGCACACAAGAACCCATACTGGTATAAAACCTTACTCCTGTGAGTTATGTAATTACAGATTTACAGTTCGTAGTcatctagtgaggcacatgagaacccacactggtatCAAACCTTTCTTGTGCAACTTATGCAATTACAAAAGTACAGACAAGAACGCTCttgtgaggcacatgagaatcCACATGGGTGAAAAGCCATATTCCTGCAAGATATGCGAGTACAAATGTGCACATAGAACTAGTCTACTGAATCATAATAGGAGAACTCACACTGCCACTGGTGTAAAGCCTTCATCAAGTTCGTGA
- the LOC123871607 gene encoding zinc finger protein 271-like isoform X2, with protein sequence MHCCVPFCENTSDNVSTSYGEGKAISFHGFPSEVQLRAAWLRALGKQDNLPDSAVVCSQHFLNNDIYETESGLRKIHMGAIPSTVQVCMICLDTDSKLLLMSYELEEAYEKLIGQPLCDQGNLKHTICVQCTQRLINFSRFRDESLRARALMMDLVQKHEFITRQHMKLINSIKHRLNSNMTKLDPDHCDLHILEHPSEDHQKELEETRLESIMKIEGNDESMMADEDLKMENEDDNNVSDFILDPLKYESSPYQCTLCWEEFVHEHAYMQHLSMHVQQQGDGDGEWKTSQVCKPHTAVSCSSAYSSLITENKSADPNTSAHSVQILVAPLSARLATVNEDKESANEATDAVRESNPVFEINTDAFDSQTPDISCKRNINISELTNCVVKLNDVFKDPKKFVNQNILSKDISYHATSQHQIPTTVDVGPVINTVKALQSETDCLKNVNNTQCNNSLENSSNVKERGFICNICEYKCKYQSYLKKHMRTHTGLQPFLCKLCNYRSTRKGNLLTHMRTHTGEKPFLCELCDFKCTTNSRLMSHTRTHTGVKPYSCELCDYRCTDSNSLVRHMRTHTGIKPFLCNLCNYKFTDKSTLVKHMTTHTGEKPFSCNLCDYKCPRNSYLVRHMSTHTGIKPFLCNLCNYKFTDKSTLVKHMTTRTGEKPFSCNLCDYKCARNSYLVRHMRTHTGIKPFLCNLCNYKCTEKSTLVKHMTTHTGEKPFSCKLCDYKCARNCYLVKHTRTHTGIKPYSCELCNYRFTVRSHLVRHMRTHTGIKPFLCNLCNYKSTDKNALVRHMRIHMGEKPYSCKICEYKCAHRTSLLNHNRRTHTATGVKPSSSS encoded by the exons atgCATTGTTGTGTGCCTTTCTGCGAAAATACTTCTGACAATGTGTCTACATCATATGGGGAGGGAAAAGCGATTAGTTTTCATGG ATTCCCAAGTGAAGTGCAGCTCCGTGCTGCCtggctcagagccctcggcaaacaagacaaCCTGCCAGACTCCgctgtggtctgctcgcagcattttcttaataatgacatttatgaaacagaaagtggcttAAGGAAAATTCATATGGGTGCTATTCCTTCAACAGTGCAG GTTTGCATGATATGCCTAGACACTGACAGCAAGCTGTTACTAATGAGTTACGAATTGGAAGAAGCATATGAAAAGTTAATTGGACAGCCT TTGTGTGATCAAGGAAACCTAAAACATACAATCTGTGTACAATGTACTCAGAGATTGATAAATTTTAGTAGATTTAGAGACGAGAGCTTGAGAGCCCGTGCACTGATGATGGACTTAGTTCAAAAACATGAATTT ATAACAAGACAACATATGAAACTGATAAACAGCATAAAACACAGACTAAATAGTAATATGACAAAGCTAGACCCTGACCACTGTGACTTACACATACTTGAACACCCCTCAGAAGACCATCAGAAAGAATTAGAGGAAACCAGATTGGAAAGTATCATGAAAATTGAAGGAAATGATGAGTCCATGATGGCTGATGAAGACTTGAAAATGGAGAATGAAGATGATAATAATGTCAGTGATTTCATTCTAGATCCGTTAAAGTATGAAAGTTCTCCCTACCAATGTACACTTTGTTGGGAGGAATTTGTACATGAACATGCGTACATGCAACATTTGAGCATGCATGTCCAG CAGCAAGGTGACGGTGATGGTGAATGGAAGACGTCACAAGTATGCAAGCCTCATACAGCTGTGAGCTGCAGTTCTGCATACTCTTCACTCATCACTGAGAACAAGTCA GCAGACCCCAACACTTCCGCACATTCCGTTCAGATCTTAG TTGCTCCTTTGTCCGCGAGACTTGCGACAGTTAATGAGGACAAAGAGTCTGCAAATGAAGCTACCGATGCAGTCCGGGAAAGTAATCCAGTATTTGAAATCAACACTGACGCATTCGACAGCCAAACACCCGATATTAGCTGCAAAAGGAACATAAACATTAGTGAATTAACAAATTGCGTAGTGAAATTGAATGACGTTTTCAAAGACCCTAAGAAATTTGTCAATCAGAACATTCTGTCTAAAGATATCAGTTATCATGCAACAAGTCAGCATCAAATCCCCACGACAGTAGACGTTGGACCAGTCATTAACACAGTTAAAGCTTTACAAAGTGAAACTGATTGTTTGAAGAATGTCAATAACACGCAATGTAATAATTCTTTAGAGAATAGTTCAAACGTTAAGGAAAGAGGGTTCATTTGCAATATTTGCGAGTACAAATGCAAATATCAAAGTTATTTGAAgaagcacatgagaactcacactggtttACAACCTTTCTTGTGTAAGTTATGCAATTACAGAAGTACAAGAAAAGGTAATCTActgacgcacatgagaactcatacTGGTGAAAAGCCTTTCTTGTGTGAGTTATGCGATTTCAAATGTACAACAAATAGCCGTCTAATGTCGCACACAAGAACCCATACTGGTGTAAAACCTTATTCCTGTGAGTTATGTGATTACAGATGTACAGATAGTAATAGTCTAGTGAGGCACATGCGAACCCACACTGGTATCAAACCTTTCTTGTGCAacttatgcaattacaaatttACAGACAAGAGCACTCTAGTGAAGCACATGACaacccacactggtgaaaaacctttctcatgtaatttatgcgattacaaatgtccCAGAAATAGCtatctagtgaggcacatgagtactcacactggtataaaacctttcttgtgcaacttatgcaattacaaatttACAGACAAGAGCACTCTCGTGAAGCACATGACAACCcgcactggtgaaaaacctttctcatgtaatttatgcgattacaaatgtgccAGAAATAGCtatctagtgag GCACATGCGAACCCACACTGGTATCAAACCTTTCTTGTGCAacttatgcaattacaaatgtacAGAGAAGAGCACTCTAGTGAAGCACATGACaacccacactggtgaaaaacctttctcatgtaagttatgcgattacaaatgtgccAGAAATTGCTATCTAGTGAAGCACACAAGAACCCATACTGGTATAAAACCTTACTCCTGTGAGTTATGTAATTACAGATTTACAGTTCGTAGTcatctagtgaggcacatgagaacccacactggtatCAAACCTTTCTTGTGCAACTTATGCAATTACAAAAGTACAGACAAGAACGCTCttgtgaggcacatgagaatcCACATGGGTGAAAAGCCATATTCCTGCAAGATATGCGAGTACAAATGTGCACATAGAACTAGTCTACTGAATCATAATAGGAGAACTCACACTGCCACTGGTGTAAAGCCTTCATCAAGTTCGTGA
- the LOC123871607 gene encoding zinc finger protein 432-like isoform X3, with translation MHCCVPFCENTSDNVSTSYGEGKAISFHGFPSEVQLRAAWLRALGKQDNLPDSAVVCSQHFLNNDIYETESGLRKIHMGAIPSTVQVCMICLDTDSKLLLMSYELEEAYEKLIGQPLCDQGNLKHTICVQCTQRLINFSRFRDESLRARALMMDLVQKHEFITRQHMKLINSIKHRLNSNMTKLDPDHCDLHILEHPSEDHQKELEETRLESIMKIEGNDESMMADEDLKMENEDDNNVSDFILDPLKYESSPYQCTLCWEEFVHEHAYMQHLSMHVQQGDGDGEWKTSQVCKPHTAVSCSSAYSSLITENKQADPNTSAHSVQILVAPLSARLATVNEDKESANEATDAVRESNPVFEINTDAFDSQTPDISCKRNINISELTNCVVKLNDVFKDPKKFVNQNILSKDISYHATSQHQIPTTVDVGPVINTVKALQSETDCLKNVNNTQCNNSLENSSNVKERGFICNICEYKCKYQSYLKKHMRTHTGLQPFLCKLCNYRSTRKGNLLTHMRTHTGEKPFLCELCDFKCTTNSRLMSHTRTHTGVKPYSCELCDYRCTDSNSLVRHMRTHTGIKPFLCNLCNYKFTDKSTLVKHMTTHTGEKPFSCNLCDYKCPRNSYLVRHMSTHTGIKPFLCNLCNYKFTDKSTLVKHMTTRTGEKPFSCNLCDYKCARNSYLVRHMRTHTGIKPFLCNLCNYKCTEKSTLVKHMTTHTGEKPFSCKLCDYKCARNCYLVKHTRTHTGIKPYSCELCNYRFTVRSHLVRHMRTHTGIKPFLCNLCNYKSTDKNALVRHMRIHMGEKPYSCKICEYKCAHRTSLLNHNRRTHTATGVKPSSSS, from the exons atgCATTGTTGTGTGCCTTTCTGCGAAAATACTTCTGACAATGTGTCTACATCATATGGGGAGGGAAAAGCGATTAGTTTTCATGG ATTCCCAAGTGAAGTGCAGCTCCGTGCTGCCtggctcagagccctcggcaaacaagacaaCCTGCCAGACTCCgctgtggtctgctcgcagcattttcttaataatgacatttatgaaacagaaagtggcttAAGGAAAATTCATATGGGTGCTATTCCTTCAACAGTGCAG GTTTGCATGATATGCCTAGACACTGACAGCAAGCTGTTACTAATGAGTTACGAATTGGAAGAAGCATATGAAAAGTTAATTGGACAGCCT TTGTGTGATCAAGGAAACCTAAAACATACAATCTGTGTACAATGTACTCAGAGATTGATAAATTTTAGTAGATTTAGAGACGAGAGCTTGAGAGCCCGTGCACTGATGATGGACTTAGTTCAAAAACATGAATTT ATAACAAGACAACATATGAAACTGATAAACAGCATAAAACACAGACTAAATAGTAATATGACAAAGCTAGACCCTGACCACTGTGACTTACACATACTTGAACACCCCTCAGAAGACCATCAGAAAGAATTAGAGGAAACCAGATTGGAAAGTATCATGAAAATTGAAGGAAATGATGAGTCCATGATGGCTGATGAAGACTTGAAAATGGAGAATGAAGATGATAATAATGTCAGTGATTTCATTCTAGATCCGTTAAAGTATGAAAGTTCTCCCTACCAATGTACACTTTGTTGGGAGGAATTTGTACATGAACATGCGTACATGCAACATTTGAGCATGCATGTCCAG CAAGGTGACGGTGATGGTGAATGGAAGACGTCACAAGTATGCAAGCCTCATACAGCTGTGAGCTGCAGTTCTGCATACTCTTCACTCATCACTGAGAACAA GCAGGCAGACCCCAACACTTCCGCACATTCCGTTCAGATCTTAG TTGCTCCTTTGTCCGCGAGACTTGCGACAGTTAATGAGGACAAAGAGTCTGCAAATGAAGCTACCGATGCAGTCCGGGAAAGTAATCCAGTATTTGAAATCAACACTGACGCATTCGACAGCCAAACACCCGATATTAGCTGCAAAAGGAACATAAACATTAGTGAATTAACAAATTGCGTAGTGAAATTGAATGACGTTTTCAAAGACCCTAAGAAATTTGTCAATCAGAACATTCTGTCTAAAGATATCAGTTATCATGCAACAAGTCAGCATCAAATCCCCACGACAGTAGACGTTGGACCAGTCATTAACACAGTTAAAGCTTTACAAAGTGAAACTGATTGTTTGAAGAATGTCAATAACACGCAATGTAATAATTCTTTAGAGAATAGTTCAAACGTTAAGGAAAGAGGGTTCATTTGCAATATTTGCGAGTACAAATGCAAATATCAAAGTTATTTGAAgaagcacatgagaactcacactggtttACAACCTTTCTTGTGTAAGTTATGCAATTACAGAAGTACAAGAAAAGGTAATCTActgacgcacatgagaactcatacTGGTGAAAAGCCTTTCTTGTGTGAGTTATGCGATTTCAAATGTACAACAAATAGCCGTCTAATGTCGCACACAAGAACCCATACTGGTGTAAAACCTTATTCCTGTGAGTTATGTGATTACAGATGTACAGATAGTAATAGTCTAGTGAGGCACATGCGAACCCACACTGGTATCAAACCTTTCTTGTGCAacttatgcaattacaaatttACAGACAAGAGCACTCTAGTGAAGCACATGACaacccacactggtgaaaaacctttctcatgtaatttatgcgattacaaatgtccCAGAAATAGCtatctagtgaggcacatgagtactcacactggtataaaacctttcttgtgcaacttatgcaattacaaatttACAGACAAGAGCACTCTCGTGAAGCACATGACAACCcgcactggtgaaaaacctttctcatgtaatttatgcgattacaaatgtgccAGAAATAGCtatctagtgag GCACATGCGAACCCACACTGGTATCAAACCTTTCTTGTGCAacttatgcaattacaaatgtacAGAGAAGAGCACTCTAGTGAAGCACATGACaacccacactggtgaaaaacctttctcatgtaagttatgcgattacaaatgtgccAGAAATTGCTATCTAGTGAAGCACACAAGAACCCATACTGGTATAAAACCTTACTCCTGTGAGTTATGTAATTACAGATTTACAGTTCGTAGTcatctagtgaggcacatgagaacccacactggtatCAAACCTTTCTTGTGCAACTTATGCAATTACAAAAGTACAGACAAGAACGCTCttgtgaggcacatgagaatcCACATGGGTGAAAAGCCATATTCCTGCAAGATATGCGAGTACAAATGTGCACATAGAACTAGTCTACTGAATCATAATAGGAGAACTCACACTGCCACTGGTGTAAAGCCTTCATCAAGTTCGTGA